One window of Pieris napi chromosome 14, ilPieNapi1.2, whole genome shotgun sequence genomic DNA carries:
- the LOC125055987 gene encoding dnaJ homolog shv, with protein MLINSAYTCLLFFISTILLVTAGRDFYQILGVTRSATTNDIKKAYRKLAKALHPDKNQDDPDASQKFQDLGAAYEALSDPEKRELYDRCGEDCLKKDGMMNNNDPFASFFGDFGFHFGGESQHHETPRGADVVMELTVSLEELYNGNFIEITRNKPVIKPASGTRKCNCRQEMVTRNLGPGRFQMMQQTVCDECPNVKLVNEERLLEIEVEVGAPDNHKTKLRGEGEPHMDGEPGDLIIVFYTDRHPQFTRKGDDLYTNVTISLQDALTGFTLELKHLDGHKVTISRDKVTWAGARVRKKGEGMPNFENNNLNGNLYVTFDIEFPKQDFTDDEKEALRKILKQSPNNKVYNGL; from the exons ATGCTTATTAATTCTGCGTATACGTGTCTATTGTTCTTCATATCAACAATATTATTAGTGACAGCCGGTCGTGACTTCTATCAGATACTTGGCGTAACCCGTTCAGCAACAACAAATGATATCAAAAAAGCTTACAGAAAATTAGCGAAAGCCTTGCATCCAGATAAAAATCAGGATGATCCAGATGCATCCCAAAAATTCCAGGACTTGGGCGCAGCTTATGAGGCTTTATCAGACCCAGAGAAAAGAGAACTGTATGACAGGTGTGGAGAAgattgtttaaagaaagatGGTATGATGAACAATAATGATCCCTTTGCGAGTTTCTTTGGTGACTTTGGTTTTCATTTTGGTGGGGAATCGCAGCACCACGAAACACCAAGAGGGGCGGATGTAGTAATGGAATTAACTGTATCCTTAGAGGAACTTTACAATGGAAATTTCATTGAA ATCACTCGCAACAAACCAGTTATAAAGCCAGCATCAGGAACGAGAAAGTGTAATTGTAGACAAGAAATGGTTACTAGGAACCTGGGCCCTGGCCGTTTCCAGATGATGCAGCAAACAGTCTGCGATGAATGCCCTAACGTTAAGTTAGTCAATGAAGAAAGACTTTTAGAAATCgag GTAGAAGTAGGTGCCCCCGATAAccataaaactaaactaagaGGTGAAGGTGAGCCTCACATGGATGGTGAACCCGGAGATCTCATAATTGTGTTCTATACTGATAGGCATCCACAGTTCACAAGGAAAGGAGATGATCTCTATACAAATGTCACAATATCTTTGCAG gaTGCTTTAACAGGCTTCACACTAGAATTGAAACACCTTGATGGCCACAAAGTGACTATCTCAAGAGATAAAGTGACATGGGCTGGGGCCCGTGTCCGTAAGAAGGGTGAAGGAATGCCCAACTTTGAAAACAATAACTTAAATGGAAACCTTTATGTTACCTTTGATATTGAGTTTCCTAAGCAAGACTTTACTGATGATGAAAAGGAAG CTCTACGGAAAATACTTAAACAATCACCAAATAATAAAGTGTATAATGGACTCTag
- the LOC125055986 gene encoding alpha-methylacyl-CoA racemase: MALRGVKVVEMIGLAPGPVCGTILADFGATVTVIHKIQPAPFDVMCNGKKMLSINIKSKEGAEVVRKLCSSSDVLIDTYRPGVLEKIGLGPETLMKENKQLIYARLSGYGQDGYYRNNPGHDINYASISGILSMLCRGKQPPVPPMNILADFAGGSVLTALGIVIALFERTKSGKGQIIDASMTEGLAYVGNWLFRARHLPFLNEEPGKNVLDGGMSYYRTYKTKDGQFMAVGSLEPQFYVNLLKGLDLSEDIYHQLADQDMCNRKFEEVFLTKTQEEWIAIFDQLEACVTPVVNFNEANKNKCNASKNSFYIDHNNLVAPEPAPKLSRTPPNATGKKLPPKHGEHTTEILYGLGYSKSEIDEFINKGCVYALKMSNL; the protein is encoded by the exons ATGGCTTTACGAGGTGTAAAAGTTGTTGAAATGATTGGACTTGCACCGGGACCAGTTTGTGGTACTATTTTAGCCGATTTTGGGGCTACAGTAACAGTAATCCATAAA atacaaCCTGCCCCTTTTGATGTTATGTGTAATGGaaagaaaatgttatctattaaCATAAAATCTAAGGAAGGAGCAGAAGTTGTAAGGAAACTGTGTTCTTCGTCAGATGTTCTCATTGATACCTATCGCCCAGGAGTTTTGGAAAAAATAGGACTAGGCCCAGAAACTTTAATGAaagaaaacaaacaattaatatatgcAAGGCTATCTGGATATGGCCAAGATggatattatagaaataaccCAGGCCATGATATTAATTATGCATCTATTTCAGGCATACTTTCAATGTTATGTAGAGGCAAACAACCTCCAGTTCCGCCTATGAATATTTTAGCAGATTTTGCAGGTGGAAGTGTTTTAACTGCACTTGGGATAGTAATAGCCTTGTTTGAAAGGACTAAATCAGGCAAAGGTCAGATAATTGATGCAAGTATGACTGAAGGTTTGGCATATGTGGGTAATTGGCTATTCAGAGCAAGACATTTACCTTTCTTGAATGAAGAACCAGGAAAGAATGTTCTTGATGGTGGAATGTCATATTACAGAACATATAAGACTAAAGATGGACAGTTTATGGCTGTTGGTTCTCTGGAACCTCAGTTTTATGTGAATTTACTCAAAGGCTTGGATCTGTCAGAAGATATTTATCATCAATTGGCTGATCAAGATATGTGTAATCGAAAATTTGAAGAGGTCTTCCTTACAAAGACACAAGAAGAATGGATTGCAATATTTGATCAACTAGAAGCATGTGTTACACCCGTTGTGAACTTTAATGAagctaacaaaaacaaatgtaacgcctcaaaaaattcattttatattgATCACAACAATTTAGTGGCACCAGAGCCAGCTCCCAAATTATCTAGGACACCACCAAATGCTActggaaaaaaattaccacCAAAACATGGGGAACATACAACTGAAATTTTATATGGTCTTGGATATAGCAAGAGTGAAATAGATGAATTTATCAATAAAGGTTGTGTTTATGCTTTGAAAATGTCAAATTTATAG